The following coding sequences are from one Thermomicrobiales bacterium window:
- a CDS encoding phage terminase small subunit P27 family: MTSGGDRRSKPIALRVLQGNPGKRAINRNEPQVEPLADLRPPTWLDATARRCWRENAPVLARYGLLGEADVMAFGLYCQAWSRYRATQTALREIKPDDERYRAIVITLEKAEASMRAIAGEFGMSPQSRARLSVTGGPKDVDPMEELLSGRRSTG, translated from the coding sequence ATGACGAGTGGCGGGGATCGGCGCAGTAAGCCGATCGCGTTGCGTGTTTTGCAGGGGAATCCTGGCAAGCGGGCGATCAATCGGAACGAGCCGCAGGTTGAGCCGCTGGCTGATCTCCGGCCGCCAACGTGGCTGGACGCGACGGCGCGGCGGTGCTGGCGTGAGAACGCGCCGGTGCTGGCGCGTTACGGGCTATTGGGCGAGGCGGACGTGATGGCGTTCGGACTCTACTGTCAGGCGTGGTCGCGATACCGAGCGACACAGACCGCGCTCCGAGAGATCAAGCCGGACGACGAGCGATACCGGGCGATTGTCATAACGCTGGAGAAGGCCGAAGCGTCGATGCGCGCGATCGCCGGGGAGTTCGGCATGTCGCCGCAGAGTCGGGCGCGACTGAGTGTGACGGGCGGGCCGAAGGACGTGGATCCGATGGAAGAGCTGCTGAGTGGTCGCCGCAGCACCGGCTAG
- a CDS encoding helix-turn-helix domain-containing protein: protein MDYRRYGIDAIRETAGIKTAAARRLGCNVSTIDRYIERYPTVAAGLHRGAGGDR from the coding sequence ATGGACTACCGCCGATATGGCATCGATGCCATCCGCGAGACGGCTGGCATCAAGACGGCTGCCGCGCGCCGGCTCGGCTGCAACGTTTCGACCATCGACCGATATATCGAGCGTTACCCGACGGTCGCAGCTGGCCTACACCGAGGCGCGGGCGGGGATCGTTGA
- a CDS encoding terminase TerL endonuclease subunit: MVAAAPASSAVLARVTGYAEGVVAGDIVAGQLVRLACERHLADIETAGLRSLAWDDDAADHAIRFIEQLRHSKGEWSGKRFILEPWQVFIVGSVFGWYREDGTRRFREAYTEVARKNGKTQLLAAIGLYLAFADGEPGAEVYSAATKRDQAKLCWAEADRMVQSTPALARLIQRTPSKANLSRLSTFSKFEPLGRDADTSDGLNPHAAIVDELHAHTNRDMVDVLRTAFGARRQPLLWSITTAGWNQQSIWWEMRSYATNVLTGIVGDDSLFCYVATLDAGDDWRDEAVWPKGNPNLGVSVYVESLREECHRAEQIPAQQNAFRRLRLNEPTEQTERWLDMATWDRNDAAPDLSPGMIVFAGLDLSSTIDLTACVAVAPRDGGYDVVARFWRPGDTVSEAERRDGVPYRQWADEGWLTLTDGTAIDPVMIADEIVDWLAPYTVPELAFDAWNAAGASARLQSAGVTCVAMAQGFATYSEPCHALEALLLEGRIRHGGNPLLRWMASQVTVKFGPNDAIRPYKAHGSGIRDDGIVALLMALARARVHQQAGATFTEPRFWDMSE, from the coding sequence GTGGTCGCCGCAGCACCGGCTAGCAGCGCCGTGTTGGCGCGGGTGACAGGGTACGCCGAGGGCGTTGTGGCGGGCGATATCGTCGCCGGCCAGTTGGTGCGCCTGGCGTGCGAACGGCACCTGGCCGATATTGAGACTGCGGGGCTGCGCAGTCTGGCATGGGATGACGACGCGGCCGATCACGCGATCCGCTTTATCGAGCAGTTGCGGCATAGCAAGGGCGAGTGGTCAGGGAAGCGGTTCATCCTGGAGCCGTGGCAGGTCTTCATCGTCGGTTCGGTCTTCGGCTGGTATCGCGAGGATGGAACGCGGCGGTTCCGTGAGGCGTACACCGAGGTTGCGCGGAAGAACGGCAAGACGCAGCTGCTGGCCGCGATCGGGCTCTATCTGGCGTTCGCCGATGGGGAGCCGGGCGCGGAAGTCTATAGCGCGGCGACGAAGCGTGACCAGGCGAAGCTGTGCTGGGCTGAGGCTGATCGGATGGTGCAGAGCACGCCGGCACTCGCGCGGCTGATCCAGCGCACGCCATCGAAGGCGAACCTGTCGCGGCTCAGCACATTCTCCAAGTTCGAGCCGTTGGGGCGCGACGCGGATACATCGGACGGACTGAACCCGCACGCCGCGATCGTGGACGAGCTGCACGCGCACACGAACCGCGACATGGTCGACGTGCTGCGCACCGCGTTCGGCGCGCGCCGACAGCCGCTGCTCTGGTCGATCACGACGGCAGGGTGGAACCAGCAGTCGATCTGGTGGGAGATGCGTTCCTACGCGACGAACGTGCTTACTGGCATTGTCGGCGACGATTCGCTGTTCTGCTACGTCGCGACACTGGACGCCGGCGACGACTGGCGTGACGAGGCGGTCTGGCCGAAGGGGAACCCGAACCTCGGGGTATCGGTCTATGTCGAGTCGTTGCGTGAGGAGTGCCACCGGGCGGAGCAGATACCCGCGCAGCAGAACGCGTTCCGCCGGCTGCGGCTCAATGAGCCGACGGAGCAGACCGAGCGCTGGCTGGACATGGCGACATGGGACCGCAACGACGCCGCGCCGGATCTATCGCCCGGCATGATCGTCTTCGCCGGGCTTGACCTGTCCTCAACGATCGACCTGACTGCGTGTGTTGCGGTTGCGCCGCGCGATGGCGGATACGACGTCGTCGCGCGCTTCTGGCGACCAGGCGACACAGTGTCCGAGGCTGAGCGGCGCGATGGCGTGCCGTACCGGCAGTGGGCAGACGAAGGCTGGTTGACGCTGACCGACGGGACGGCGATCGACCCGGTGATGATCGCCGATGAGATCGTCGATTGGCTCGCGCCGTACACGGTGCCGGAGCTGGCGTTCGATGCCTGGAACGCGGCCGGGGCGTCGGCGCGGTTGCAGTCGGCGGGCGTGACGTGCGTCGCGATGGCGCAGGGGTTCGCGACATACAGCGAGCCGTGTCACGCACTGGAGGCGCTGCTTCTGGAGGGGCGCATCCGGCACGGGGGGAACCCGCTGCTGCGCTGGATGGCAAGTCAGGTGACGGTGAAGTTCGGGCCGAATGACGCGATCCGGCCGTACAAAGCACACGGTTCGGGCATCCGCGACGACGGGATCGTGGCGCTGTTGATGGCGCTGGCGCGAGCGCGGGTGCATCAGCAGGCGGGCGCCACGTTCACTGAGCCGCGATTCTGGGACATGAGCGAATGA